One window of the Leptolyngbya iicbica LK genome contains the following:
- a CDS encoding YqhA family protein, with protein sequence MPEMPSRPESTTLMPRIGVAIKWTRLISVLAVLSSLVGAVVMFWIGTVNTFKTVLLVAGVEEPVIENSSIKLTELATIELLECLDVFLVGLAFLYFAYGIYSLFIQLGRKDPDTPSWLRVSNIGVLKKTLLELLVVLLTVVFVEGLLERLSFRSLEWTYLVIPLSILAIAASTRLLQFASEEEPPTSSEAKE encoded by the coding sequence ATGCCAGAGATGCCCTCCCGACCGGAATCAACCACCCTCATGCCCCGCATTGGGGTCGCCATCAAATGGACCCGCTTGATTAGCGTGTTAGCAGTGCTGTCTTCGCTGGTGGGGGCGGTGGTGATGTTCTGGATTGGCACCGTCAACACCTTCAAAACGGTTTTGCTGGTGGCGGGGGTGGAAGAACCGGTGATCGAGAATAGCTCGATTAAGCTGACCGAACTGGCGACCATCGAGCTTTTAGAATGCCTGGATGTGTTTCTGGTCGGGTTAGCCTTCTTGTACTTCGCTTACGGCATTTACTCGCTATTTATTCAGCTGGGGCGCAAAGATCCGGATACGCCCTCCTGGTTGCGGGTCAGCAACATCGGCGTGCTCAAAAAGACGCTGCTGGAATTGCTGGTGGTGCTGTTGACGGTGGTCTTTGTCGAAGGGTTGCTAGAGCGGCTTTCTTTTCGCAGTCTGGAGTGGACGTATCTGGTGATTCCCCTGTCGATTTTGGCGATCGCCGCCAGCACCCGCCTTTTACAATTTGCCAGCGAAGAAGAGCCCCCCACGTCATCGGAGGCTAAAGAATGA
- a CDS encoding arylsulfatase, with protein sequence MFNRIWKVALAWVVMVALVLQSAVPPALAQEILPHPTQPFSGKVGLTYKTSEPVKTQLKLPSTYGIENAPNVLLVLIDDVGFGQFSSFGGSIPTPTMDRVVKNGLQFTQFHTTALCSPTRAALLTGRNHHSVGNGVITEAGTGFPGYSGVIPDNAATFAQILQAYGYATAWFGKNHNVPDWESSMAGPFDRWPRGLGFDYFYGFVGGDTDQFHPALVENTTRIEPPETNADGSPYHLSTDLADHAISYIRQVNAVSPEKPFFVYLSPGATHAPHQAPQEWIDQFKGQFDMGWDQYRIDTFERQKKLGVIPADAKLTPRPAALAAWDSLSPEEQRVYARMMEVFAGFTAQVDHEVGRVVDAIDQIGELDNTLVIYIAGDNGSSAEGGFNGLLNEMTFFNGLPEKLEDKVAAIDDLGGPMYYNHFPAAWAWAMDSPFQWTKQIASHFGGTRNGMAMSWPASIKDKGSKRFQFSHVIDIAPTILEAIGIDQPIQVNGITQKPIEGTSLVYTFDDAKAPTRHTTQYFEMIANQGIYSDGWMASALWSEPWDSEPPPDKDVLNLDWELYHIDEDFTQAVDLADQMPDKLQEMKDLFYAEAAKYNVLPLDGRKTARLNVANRPSLTAGRTHFAYPRGIRIPEGSSPDLKHVNHTITANVEIPSQGAEGMLVTVGGRFAGYGLFVKDGKLVYHYNLAGVERYNIESDQRIPTGKVTLKADYKTDANQPYAGATVTLYANNKKIGQGRVEKSIPNRVTLDETMDVGFDTGTPVTETYEMPFAFTGKLDEVAIALN encoded by the coding sequence ATGTTCAATCGCATCTGGAAAGTTGCTCTGGCCTGGGTAGTGATGGTGGCTTTAGTGCTCCAATCCGCCGTCCCCCCCGCCCTGGCCCAGGAAATTCTGCCCCATCCCACCCAGCCCTTTTCCGGCAAAGTGGGGCTCACCTACAAAACCTCGGAGCCAGTCAAAACCCAGCTCAAACTGCCCAGCACCTACGGCATTGAAAACGCTCCCAATGTACTGCTGGTGCTGATTGATGACGTGGGCTTCGGTCAGTTCAGCAGCTTTGGCGGCAGCATTCCCACCCCGACGATGGATCGGGTGGTGAAAAATGGGTTGCAGTTTACCCAGTTCCACACGACGGCCCTCTGTTCCCCTACCCGTGCGGCGCTGCTCACCGGGCGCAACCACCACTCTGTGGGCAACGGCGTGATTACGGAAGCAGGCACGGGCTTCCCCGGTTATTCCGGGGTGATTCCCGATAATGCCGCCACTTTTGCCCAAATCCTTCAGGCCTACGGCTACGCCACCGCCTGGTTTGGCAAAAACCACAACGTGCCCGACTGGGAAAGCAGCATGGCTGGCCCCTTCGATCGCTGGCCGCGCGGTTTGGGCTTTGACTACTTCTATGGCTTTGTGGGCGGCGACACCGACCAGTTCCACCCCGCCCTGGTGGAGAATACCACCCGCATCGAGCCCCCTGAAACCAATGCTGACGGCTCCCCCTACCACCTCAGCACCGACCTGGCCGACCACGCCATCAGCTACATTCGCCAGGTGAATGCGGTTTCTCCCGAAAAGCCCTTCTTCGTGTACCTGTCCCCCGGTGCCACCCATGCCCCCCACCAGGCTCCCCAGGAGTGGATCGACCAATTCAAGGGCCAGTTTGACATGGGCTGGGATCAGTACCGCATCGACACCTTCGAGCGGCAGAAGAAGCTGGGGGTGATTCCCGCTGATGCTAAGCTCACCCCCCGTCCCGCCGCCCTCGCCGCCTGGGATTCCCTCTCCCCCGAGGAGCAGCGGGTCTATGCCCGGATGATGGAAGTGTTTGCCGGATTCACCGCCCAGGTGGACCATGAGGTAGGTCGCGTGGTAGACGCGATCGACCAGATCGGCGAACTGGACAACACCCTGGTCATCTACATCGCGGGTGACAATGGCTCCAGTGCTGAAGGGGGCTTCAACGGTCTGCTGAACGAGATGACCTTCTTCAACGGCCTGCCCGAAAAGCTGGAAGACAAGGTGGCCGCGATCGACGACCTGGGTGGGCCGATGTATTACAACCACTTTCCCGCTGCCTGGGCCTGGGCGATGGATTCCCCCTTCCAGTGGACCAAGCAGATTGCCTCCCACTTTGGCGGCACCCGCAACGGCATGGCGATGTCCTGGCCAGCGAGCATCAAAGATAAGGGCAGCAAGCGGTTCCAGTTCAGCCATGTGATCGACATTGCTCCCACGATTTTGGAGGCGATCGGTATCGACCAGCCCATACAGGTCAACGGCATCACCCAGAAGCCCATCGAAGGCACCAGCCTGGTCTATACCTTCGATGACGCCAAAGCTCCCACTCGTCACACCACACAGTACTTCGAGATGATTGCCAATCAGGGCATTTACAGCGACGGCTGGATGGCCAGTGCCCTCTGGAGTGAACCCTGGGACTCGGAACCGCCGCCGGATAAGGACGTTCTGAACCTGGATTGGGAGCTATACCACATCGACGAAGACTTCACCCAGGCGGTGGATCTGGCGGATCAGATGCCCGATAAGCTCCAGGAGATGAAAGACCTGTTCTACGCGGAAGCGGCGAAGTACAACGTGCTACCCCTGGATGGTCGTAAAACCGCCCGGCTCAACGTTGCCAACCGTCCCAGCCTGACGGCAGGGCGCACCCACTTTGCCTACCCCCGCGGCATCCGCATCCCGGAAGGCTCATCCCCCGACCTGAAGCACGTCAACCACACCATCACCGCCAATGTGGAAATTCCCTCCCAGGGGGCGGAAGGCATGTTGGTGACGGTCGGCGGACGGTTCGCCGGATATGGGCTGTTTGTGAAGGACGGCAAGCTCGTTTACCACTACAACCTGGCTGGAGTGGAACGGTACAACATCGAGTCCGATCAGCGCATTCCCACTGGCAAAGTCACGCTCAAAGCTGATTACAAAACCGATGCCAATCAGCCCTATGCCGGGGCGACGGTGACGCTGTACGCCAACAACAAAAAAATTGGTCAGGGGCGGGTCGAGAAAAGCATTCCTAACCGCGTCACCCTGGACGAAACGATGGATGTGGGCTTCGATACGGGCACTCCGGTGACGGAAACCTACGAGATGCCCTTTGCCTTTACCGGCAAGCTGGATGAGGTGGCGATCGCTTTGAACTAA
- a CDS encoding type II toxin-antitoxin system PemK/MazF family toxin, producing MSIQRGQIYFVDLNPVKGREQAGKRPVLVLSADAINRLPLVVTVVVGTKGSNIQRDYPTNVRVSSGESGLPLETVFLCFQIRSLDANRFPQQPAGRLSDSKLLEVERAVRYCLGL from the coding sequence ATGAGCATTCAGCGAGGGCAAATTTACTTTGTTGATCTGAATCCGGTCAAGGGGCGTGAGCAGGCAGGTAAACGTCCGGTACTGGTACTGTCTGCCGATGCAATTAATCGTTTGCCACTGGTTGTTACGGTTGTCGTAGGCACTAAAGGCAGCAATATTCAGCGCGATTATCCAACTAATGTGCGGGTTTCGTCCGGTGAGAGTGGCTTACCGCTAGAAACCGTTTTCTTGTGTTTTCAGATTCGCTCTCTTGACGCCAACCGTTTTCCGCAACAGCCAGCAGGACGGTTATCGGACAGCAAGCTGTTAGAGGTTGAAAGGGCTGTACGGTATTGCCTGGGTTTATAG
- a CDS encoding bifunctional metallophosphatase/5'-nucleotidase — MPRSHPQRFELNRRTFLKTSLAMTPTVMLSFNALEALAATPGKQIFSILHTNDMHSNVVGVGPFQDYTPFSLGDDQTRGGYARLGALIAQRKAALEQLGPVLVLDAGDFSMGTAVAAACRELGAELQLMAQMGYDATTLGNHEFDLGPDGLGQAIKQAAQAGDIPTVLVTNTDVSADSDRLADLQAMAERGVLQPDQIIERGGLRFGLVGIIGYDAFKYATDPGEVTFSDPIETARAAVQRLKQAEKVDVAIALSHGGVVKRPDGQFGQGEDLNLLKAIPELDVVIGGHTHSELREPLFVDHRPVVQTGKYGEHLGELVLSLEQGQVQVESYRLIPVDDYIQGDPVIQTQVERFLQQAGAVTFAPRGYATTQPLVVIAEDWPMDYADIESGTPLANVVTDALRQATGSQIGFTANGAIRAGLAKGKTGVQTVYDIFALAPLGNGIVDATAGSALVKGYFTAAELKNILEFLLMDDPNHPGEYYPRTSGLRFYYDPSRPRFDQVTALELGNLDDGYAPLDLEAPTLYSFATSLYMGSILVYIPQLTQGALPLQPKQADGSPLTRKVEAIVDPRASTSPYVLPTTTQLNADLAAIAPTSREIKEWQAIMDYLVSLPDKTADGISRLVKNDRAREVRGLPIR; from the coding sequence ATGCCCCGTTCTCATCCCCAGAGGTTCGAACTCAATCGCCGCACTTTCCTGAAAACTTCTCTGGCAATGACGCCTACCGTGATGCTTTCGTTTAATGCGTTAGAGGCCCTGGCGGCCACTCCTGGCAAGCAGATCTTCTCCATCCTTCACACCAACGACATGCACTCTAATGTGGTCGGGGTGGGGCCGTTTCAAGATTACACGCCGTTTAGTCTGGGAGATGACCAGACCCGGGGTGGCTATGCCCGCCTGGGAGCCTTAATTGCCCAGCGGAAAGCCGCACTGGAGCAGCTCGGCCCGGTGCTGGTGCTGGATGCGGGAGACTTCAGCATGGGCACTGCTGTTGCCGCCGCTTGTCGCGAATTGGGGGCCGAACTGCAACTGATGGCCCAAATGGGCTACGACGCCACCACTTTGGGCAACCACGAATTTGATCTGGGGCCAGATGGCCTGGGTCAAGCGATCAAGCAGGCGGCACAGGCAGGCGATATCCCGACCGTGCTGGTAACAAATACGGATGTCAGTGCGGACTCCGATCGCTTAGCCGACTTGCAAGCCATGGCCGAACGCGGAGTGCTGCAGCCTGATCAGATCATTGAGCGGGGCGGCCTGCGGTTTGGCCTGGTGGGGATTATCGGCTACGACGCCTTTAAATACGCCACGGATCCGGGGGAGGTGACCTTCAGTGATCCGATTGAAACCGCCAGGGCGGCAGTGCAACGGCTCAAGCAGGCGGAAAAGGTCGATGTGGCGATCGCCCTCAGCCACGGGGGCGTGGTTAAACGCCCCGATGGTCAATTTGGCCAGGGAGAAGACCTGAACCTGCTCAAAGCTATCCCCGAGTTGGACGTGGTGATTGGTGGCCATACCCATAGCGAGTTGCGAGAGCCGCTGTTCGTCGATCATCGCCCCGTGGTGCAGACTGGCAAGTATGGCGAGCATCTGGGTGAACTGGTGCTCAGCCTTGAGCAGGGCCAGGTGCAGGTGGAGTCCTATCGGTTAATTCCCGTTGATGACTACATCCAGGGCGATCCAGTCATTCAGACCCAGGTCGAGCGCTTTTTGCAGCAGGCGGGAGCGGTGACGTTCGCCCCCCGGGGGTATGCCACCACCCAACCTCTGGTGGTCATCGCCGAAGACTGGCCCATGGACTACGCCGACATTGAATCGGGGACGCCCCTGGCCAATGTGGTCACGGACGCCCTGCGTCAGGCCACCGGCAGCCAGATCGGCTTCACCGCTAATGGGGCGATTCGCGCTGGACTGGCAAAAGGCAAAACCGGGGTGCAAACGGTGTACGACATTTTTGCCCTGGCTCCCCTCGGTAACGGTATTGTGGACGCCACCGCCGGAAGTGCCCTGGTCAAGGGGTATTTCACGGCGGCGGAGCTGAAAAATATTCTGGAATTTCTGCTGATGGATGACCCCAATCATCCCGGCGAATATTACCCCAGAACGTCGGGCCTGCGGTTTTACTACGACCCCAGCCGCCCCCGATTTGATCAGGTCACCGCCTTAGAACTGGGCAACCTGGACGACGGTTACGCACCTCTCGATCTGGAGGCTCCGACCCTCTACAGCTTTGCCACCAGTTTGTATATGGGCTCGATTTTGGTTTACATTCCTCAGCTTACCCAAGGCGCGTTGCCCCTGCAGCCGAAACAGGCGGATGGCAGCCCCCTCACCCGCAAGGTCGAAGCCATCGTTGACCCCCGGGCCTCGACCAGTCCCTATGTTTTACCCACCACCACCCAGCTCAATGCCGACCTGGCGGCGATCGCTCCCACCAGCCGAGAAATTAAAGAGTGGCAGGCGATTATGGATTATCTCGTCAGCCTGCCCGATAAAACTGCTGACGGCATTTCCAGGCTGGTAAAAAATGACCGTGCCCGGGAAGTCCGGGGCCTGCCGATCCGCTGA
- a CDS encoding MFS transporter codes for MTASSAATPSFETQLDESPITRTMWLLWLLSAGLIALDGFDFFIIGVAIPFLKQDFGLDAVAIGAVATAAVAGSLVGSLTLGPITDRIGRQLMLIVDVAIFVIATMGTALAWNATSLIAFRFLVGVGIGADYPISVSYITENMPARWRGRMVIGAFTFQAVGALLGAVTGLVTIAVFRMLYPDTSAMAIQYAWRWMLGVGVLLAIAVAIVRLSFSLESPRYYISRGEYEEASIAATQLLETDITITPDTEPPISTESPTFGALFNQMHRRSTLLASLPWFLQDIATYGVGIFTPAIIAMLAFADETDFMVREMGSAKGSAVVDVFLILGFIGAIVLVEKLGRIRLQVAGFMGMAVGLSILAAASRLPAGSQGEIGLVVTGFFVFNLMMNAGPNATTFLLSGEVFPTSIRATGAGFAAAFAKAGAVLGTFVLPVLQRSLGAPTLLLGLAGCCVLAAGLTLLYRIDTAGQSLEAIGATEVMPEPLVPK; via the coding sequence ATGACCGCCAGTTCAGCCGCCACACCATCGTTTGAAACTCAGCTCGATGAGTCACCCATCACCCGCACCATGTGGCTGCTCTGGCTGCTATCGGCGGGGCTGATTGCCCTGGATGGCTTTGACTTTTTCATCATCGGCGTGGCGATTCCCTTCCTTAAGCAAGATTTTGGGCTGGATGCAGTAGCGATCGGGGCGGTGGCGACGGCAGCCGTCGCGGGTTCTCTCGTCGGTTCCCTGACACTTGGCCCCATTACTGATCGCATCGGTCGTCAGCTCATGTTGATTGTGGACGTGGCGATTTTCGTCATTGCCACAATGGGCACAGCCCTTGCTTGGAATGCCACTTCTCTCATAGCCTTCCGCTTTTTAGTGGGCGTTGGCATCGGGGCTGACTACCCCATCAGCGTGTCTTACATCACAGAGAATATGCCTGCCCGATGGCGGGGCCGCATGGTCATCGGGGCATTTACGTTTCAGGCCGTGGGAGCCCTGTTGGGAGCGGTCACGGGGCTAGTGACGATTGCGGTATTTCGGATGCTGTACCCAGATACCAGCGCCATGGCTATTCAGTATGCGTGGCGTTGGATGCTTGGGGTCGGGGTGCTGCTGGCGATCGCGGTGGCGATCGTGCGACTCAGCTTTAGTCTGGAAAGTCCGCGCTATTACATCAGTCGGGGTGAATATGAGGAAGCTTCCATTGCGGCGACTCAACTGCTGGAAACGGATATCACCATTACCCCCGACACAGAACCGCCCATCTCGACCGAGTCCCCAACCTTCGGGGCTTTGTTCAATCAAATGCATCGCCGCAGTACCCTGTTGGCCTCGCTGCCCTGGTTTTTGCAAGACATTGCGACCTATGGGGTGGGCATTTTTACCCCAGCCATTATTGCCATGTTGGCCTTTGCCGACGAAACGGATTTCATGGTGCGAGAAATGGGCTCAGCCAAAGGTTCAGCTGTGGTTGATGTCTTTCTCATTCTGGGGTTTATCGGCGCCATCGTACTGGTCGAAAAACTGGGGCGCATTCGTTTGCAGGTGGCGGGCTTTATGGGCATGGCCGTGGGGCTCAGCATCCTCGCTGCTGCCAGTAGGTTGCCCGCTGGCAGTCAGGGCGAAATCGGACTGGTGGTGACAGGCTTTTTCGTCTTTAACCTGATGATGAATGCGGGGCCAAACGCCACCACCTTTTTGCTGTCGGGGGAGGTCTTTCCGACCTCAATCCGGGCGACGGGGGCTGGCTTTGCGGCTGCCTTTGCGAAAGCGGGAGCCGTGCTCGGTACCTTTGTGCTGCCAGTGTTGCAGCGATCGCTGGGCGCCCCGACGCTGCTACTAGGGCTGGCCGGCTGTTGTGTGTTGGCTGCCGGACTCACTCTGCTCTACCGCATCGACACCGCTGGGCAATCCTTAGAAGCCATTGGAGCCACTGAGGTTATGCCGGAACCACTGGTGCCCAAGTAA
- a CDS encoding Uma2 family endonuclease, producing the protein MVLLNDLANRITLDDPEERRVLSRVSWAQYEALLADLGDSSAYRVHFLDGVLEILAPSRNHESGKTRIGDLLLIYFLETDTEYFPMGSTTLKKPEKKAGGEPDESYCIGTDKEFPDLAIEVIVTSGSINRLELYRRLGVREVWFWQKNRLSLYHQREENPDQFAETAGYEAIQQSEVLPDLDLELLTSCLQNPNPLAAAKAFRQGLQTQG; encoded by the coding sequence ATGGTTCTCCTGAATGATTTGGCTAATCGAATCACCCTGGACGACCCGGAAGAACGACGGGTGTTGAGCCGGGTGTCGTGGGCGCAGTACGAAGCCCTGCTGGCAGATTTGGGGGATTCGTCCGCTTATCGAGTGCATTTTCTAGATGGGGTTTTGGAAATCTTGGCTCCCAGTCGCAATCATGAAAGTGGCAAGACTCGCATCGGTGATTTGTTGCTGATTTATTTCCTGGAAACTGATACGGAGTATTTCCCGATGGGTTCTACCACTCTGAAAAAGCCTGAAAAAAAGGCGGGGGGTGAACCGGATGAAAGCTACTGCATCGGCACCGATAAGGAGTTTCCCGATCTGGCGATCGAGGTTATCGTCACCAGTGGCAGCATCAATCGCTTGGAGCTGTACCGTCGGCTAGGGGTGCGGGAGGTCTGGTTCTGGCAGAAGAATCGCCTTTCTCTGTACCACCAGCGGGAGGAAAATCCTGACCAGTTTGCTGAGACTGCTGGCTATGAAGCCATTCAGCAAAGCGAAGTGTTGCCTGATCTGGATCTGGAGTTGCTGACAAGCTGCCTGCAAAACCCGAATCCTTTAGCAGCAGCAAAAGCTTTTCGGCAGGGATTGCAAACACAGGGATAA
- a CDS encoding arylsulfatase, with protein sequence MFSRIWKFTLAWVAIAAIVLQATVPPALALPAAPATLAAATQLPQPDPKFTGKIGDTYKDSVPSYPPPIKAPADSPNVLLILLDDVGFGMTSTFGGPVPTPNLDKLAQNGISYTRFHTTALCSPTRGTLLTGRNHHSIGTGVITEMGTGYPGYTGIIPKSTALVSETLKDNGYATAMFGKWHNTPEQDISPAGPFDRWPTGLGFDYFYGFNQGEAHQYYPTLYRNTVNVDPPATPEEGYHFTADMTDEAIAWTRNVRAANSDKPWFVYFSTGAVHAPHHVPPEWREKFKGQFDYGWDKQRELTHAKQLELGVIPAGTQLTPRPAEIPAWDSLSADEKTVYTTLMENYAAYMAHTDYHVGRLIDSLAASGELDNTLVLYIIGDNGASAEGGLEGTFSELASLLGIQLGLDSTINRLDEIGGPTSEPHVPVGWAWAMDAPFQWTKQVASHFGGTRNPMVVHWPNGIQSKGEVRTQFHHVIDVVPTILEAAHIAAPKEVNGITQKPIEGVSMAYSFDDASAPDRRTTQYFEMFTNRAIYDNGWTAVSRFGLPWDASSRYGDFEDSPWELYHIEEDFSQAQDLAAENPAKLKQLQAKFLQEAKKYDVLPLDPRFAERLDPKLRMGGEPPTSWTYYGNNVWLPEPVGPQLFPRGHTITAQVEVPKGGAEGVITCAGAFSAGWSLFVKDGKPNFRYTVFDIGDVTIPGTVKLPEGAVTLKTEFIPDGVPEGAGTLKLYVNDQPAGEGKLTRTLFRHGLEPFEVGRDSITAIAPEYQDQGKFEFTGQIEQVAFALK encoded by the coding sequence ATGTTCTCTCGGATTTGGAAATTCACTCTCGCCTGGGTGGCGATCGCCGCGATCGTGCTGCAAGCCACCGTGCCCCCCGCTCTGGCCCTCCCTGCGGCCCCAGCAACCCTGGCTGCCGCCACCCAACTGCCCCAGCCCGACCCTAAATTCACGGGCAAGATCGGCGACACCTACAAAGATTCTGTCCCCAGCTATCCCCCGCCGATCAAAGCTCCGGCAGACTCGCCCAATGTGCTGCTGATTTTGCTGGATGATGTCGGCTTTGGCATGACCTCCACCTTTGGCGGTCCCGTACCCACCCCCAATCTGGACAAGCTGGCCCAAAACGGGATTTCCTACACCCGCTTCCACACCACCGCCCTGTGCAGCCCCACGCGGGGAACCCTGCTGACCGGACGCAACCACCACAGCATCGGCACCGGGGTGATTACCGAGATGGGCACGGGCTACCCCGGCTACACGGGCATCATCCCCAAGAGCACTGCCCTGGTGTCGGAAACCCTGAAGGACAACGGCTACGCCACCGCTATGTTCGGCAAATGGCACAACACGCCAGAACAGGATATCAGCCCCGCTGGCCCCTTCGATCGCTGGCCCACGGGCCTCGGCTTCGACTATTTCTACGGCTTCAACCAGGGGGAAGCCCACCAGTATTACCCCACGCTCTATCGCAATACGGTGAACGTCGATCCGCCTGCCACCCCGGAAGAGGGCTACCACTTCACGGCAGACATGACCGATGAGGCGATCGCCTGGACTCGCAACGTCCGCGCCGCTAACTCCGACAAGCCCTGGTTTGTCTACTTCAGCACTGGGGCGGTTCATGCGCCGCACCATGTTCCTCCCGAGTGGCGCGAAAAGTTCAAGGGCCAGTTCGACTATGGCTGGGATAAACAGCGAGAACTTACCCACGCCAAACAACTAGAGCTGGGCGTCATTCCCGCCGGGACGCAACTCACCCCCCGCCCCGCAGAAATCCCTGCCTGGGACAGTCTCTCGGCTGACGAGAAGACGGTCTACACCACTCTGATGGAAAATTACGCGGCCTACATGGCCCATACCGACTACCATGTGGGTCGCCTGATCGATTCCCTGGCAGCGTCCGGCGAACTGGACAATACCCTGGTGCTCTACATCATTGGCGACAATGGCGCGAGTGCCGAGGGTGGTCTGGAAGGCACCTTCAGCGAACTGGCGAGTTTGCTGGGGATTCAGCTCGGCCTGGACAGCACCATTAACCGTCTCGATGAAATCGGTGGCCCCACTAGCGAACCCCACGTTCCCGTCGGTTGGGCCTGGGCGATGGATGCCCCCTTCCAGTGGACGAAGCAGGTGGCCAGCCACTTTGGCGGCACCCGCAACCCGATGGTGGTGCACTGGCCCAACGGCATTCAGTCCAAAGGCGAGGTGCGCACTCAGTTCCACCATGTGATTGACGTGGTGCCGACCATTCTGGAAGCGGCCCACATTGCGGCCCCCAAGGAAGTCAACGGCATTACCCAAAAGCCCATCGAAGGGGTGAGCATGGCCTACTCCTTTGACGATGCCAGCGCGCCCGATCGCCGCACCACCCAGTATTTTGAGATGTTCACCAACCGGGCCATCTACGACAACGGCTGGACGGCGGTAAGCCGCTTCGGCTTGCCCTGGGATGCCAGCAGCCGCTATGGCGATTTTGAAGATTCCCCCTGGGAGCTGTATCACATCGAGGAGGATTTCAGTCAGGCCCAGGATCTGGCGGCAGAAAACCCCGCCAAGCTGAAGCAGTTGCAGGCCAAGTTCCTGCAGGAGGCGAAAAAGTACGACGTTCTGCCCCTCGACCCCCGCTTTGCCGAGCGCCTCGACCCCAAACTGCGGATGGGCGGCGAACCGCCGACGAGCTGGACCTACTACGGCAACAATGTCTGGCTCCCCGAACCCGTCGGTCCCCAGCTCTTCCCCCGAGGCCACACCATTACCGCTCAGGTCGAGGTGCCCAAAGGCGGTGCGGAGGGCGTAATTACCTGCGCGGGTGCCTTCTCGGCGGGCTGGTCGCTGTTCGTGAAGGATGGCAAGCCCAACTTCCGCTACACGGTGTTTGATATTGGCGATGTCACCATCCCTGGCACGGTGAAACTCCCGGAAGGAGCAGTCACCCTCAAAACCGAGTTCATCCCCGATGGCGTTCCGGAAGGCGCTGGCACGTTGAAGCTGTACGTCAACGATCAGCCAGCCGGAGAAGGCAAGCTGACCCGCACCCTCTTCCGTCATGGCCTGGAACCCTTTGAAGTGGGACGCGACTCGATTACGGCGATCGCTCCCGAATACCAGGATCAGGGCAAGTTCGAGTTCACGGGTCAGATCGAGCAGGTGGCCTTTGCACTGAAGTAA
- a CDS encoding YidH family protein gives MQNPYPPNPQPELARERNRIAADRTLLSFVRSSVTLISIGVGISQVSNILVPVVSYLSYWTYLLSVLMVGVGVITLIFAAHDYQGELQRLRQPEYYFTPRWSLGGVTGWIILIAGGLTLIQLWLTPVY, from the coding sequence ATGCAAAACCCTTATCCTCCCAACCCTCAACCCGAGCTGGCCCGCGAGCGAAACCGGATCGCCGCCGATCGCACTTTGCTGTCTTTTGTCCGCAGCAGCGTCACCCTGATCAGCATCGGCGTGGGCATCAGCCAAGTTTCCAACATTCTGGTGCCAGTGGTGTCTTACCTCAGCTATTGGACCTACCTGCTCAGCGTGCTGATGGTGGGGGTCGGCGTCATCACGCTGATCTTTGCGGCCCACGATTATCAAGGCGAGCTGCAACGTTTGCGACAGCCAGAATACTATTTCACGCCGCGTTGGTCGCTCGGGGGTGTGACCGGGTGGATTATTTTGATTGCGGGTGGGCTGACGCTAATTCAGTTATGGCTCACGCCCGTATACTGA
- a CDS encoding YidH family protein codes for MTSDRPPKLFGTTNELAKERNRAAAERTMNAWLGQSLTLIGFGVAIDQIYQGVRQQFPDIDPLLRETLAHTISLAFIALGTMLLGLALIQHRLEVKSLEREDYVLQSVSRLNHFVVIGVILSGVLGLVTITLFL; via the coding sequence GTGACCTCTGATCGACCGCCTAAGCTGTTTGGCACCACTAACGAGTTGGCGAAAGAACGCAACCGCGCCGCTGCGGAACGGACGATGAACGCCTGGCTCGGTCAATCGCTGACGCTGATTGGGTTTGGGGTCGCGATTGACCAGATTTATCAGGGCGTCCGCCAACAGTTCCCGGATATCGATCCCTTGCTGAGAGAAACCCTGGCCCACACCATCAGTCTGGCCTTCATTGCTCTGGGTACGATGCTGCTGGGGTTGGCCTTGATTCAGCATCGCTTGGAGGTCAAATCGCTGGAGCGCGAAGACTATGTCCTGCAATCGGTATCGCGGCTGAACCACTTTGTTGTCATCGGCGTCATCCTGAGTGGGGTCTTGGGCTTGGTCACCATCACCTTGTTTTTGTGA